One Aestuariirhabdus haliotis genomic window, AATTCACCTCACAGAAAACAAATCCTTCCCACACGCTCTGAGTGTTAAATCCTAATCTCCATATACTATCTAGCAGCCCTTAAAAATCAATTACTTAGCAGCCAGTTTCCAGTGTACAGGCGACGTTCTTCCACTGTACACGGAAAAAGCGAATTCACGAGATGAAAACGCCGTAGCCAAAATGAATAACCTGCGACCTCACACCTATCGTTCACAGTATCCGACTAGCACCACACCAATTCCCCTCTAAACCGACAAACTATCCATCCATGATTCAAAGATGTTTAGGACATACGAATGTCGCTTAGGCCATGGACGGCTGATAACGACCCAGGCTTACCGTGGGGCGAAGCCCATTGTCAGGCCCGAACCCTGGAGGGAAAGTTTGTGCAGCCGAAGGCCGGCTTTGTGAGGGGAGCGGTGACGAACAGGGATGTTCTAATGCAGCGAAGACCATGGACGGTCGAGAGCTGCCTTTGCTTCGTTTGTTTGTCACGCACAAAGAAATGAAGGCACCCGTCGGGGTGCCTCCCGACAACCCCCGTGTGTTAACAGGACGAACAAATCCCCCCGCACCCATATCGCGCATCCACTCCTAACCCACAAGCACCAGAGTGGCGCACCATTTGAATACGCCCTGCCCCCAACCCTGCACCAGCACAGAGCCTGATGCCCAAAGACTGGGCCCACAAAACGCGTAAAGAACCCAGAACGAATAGAATAAAACCATAAAAATCATATAGTTAAACCAAAAAAGCGAGATTGGTACGCTTTCTGCTTTAAGCCTGTCAAACCCGAATCTGCACGATGGGGCAGTATTCGAACCTGAAACCGGCAGGGGCACATTATGAGCAGCACATCAAAACAACGGATCATCGTGATTGGCAATGGCATGGTAGGACATCAATTTATTGAGTCCCTGCTGGCCAGCGAACAGGCGGATCAATTCAGCATCACCACGTTCAGCGAAGAACCACGTCCCGCTTACGATCGTGTCCACCTGAGTGAATACTTTGCCAACCGCAGCGCCGACCCGCTGGCCATGGCCACCGAGGCCCAGTACCTTGAGTCGGGCGTCGAGATTTTGCTTGGCGATAAAGTGGTCAGCATCGATCGCCAGCAGCGCCAGGTGAGCTCCGCCAACGGCAAAACCCTGAGCTACGACAAACTGGTTCTGGCCACGGGTTCCTACCCTTTTGTGCCGCCCATCGAAGGCAATGACCGCAAGGACTGTTTTGTCTATCGCACCATTGAGGATCTGGAAGCCATTACCGCCAGCGCCGAAGCCGGCGCCAAAGTCGGTACCGTTATCGGCGGCGGCCTGCTGGGACTGGAAGCGGCCAAGGCCCTGACCGACCTGGGGATGGAAGCCCATGTGGTGGAGTTTGCGCCCCGCCTGATGGCGGTGCAGCTGGACGATGGCGGCGGCGCCCTGCTGAAGCAAAAAATTGAAGACCTGGGCGTGGGTGTGCATCTGTCCAAAGCCACCAGCGCAATCGTCGACGGCGAACGCTGCCAGCATCGCATGAGCTTTGCCGATGGCGAATCGCTGGAAACCGATATGGTGGTGTTCTCCGCCGGTATTCGACCCCAGGACGAACTGGCCCGCAGCAGCGATCTGGAGATTGGCGAGCGCGGCGGTATTGTCATTAACAATCAGTGCCAGACCTCGGACCCGGATATCTACGCCATTGGTGAGTGCGCGCTGTGGAATCAGCGCATCTTTGGCCTGGTGGCACCCGGCTATCAGATGGCAAAGGTGGCGGTTTCTCACATTATTGGCGGCGATGCGACATTCACCGGCGCCGATATGAGCACCAAACTGAAGCTGATGGGGGTCGACGTGGCCAGCATTGGTGATGCTCAGGGCCTGACCCCGGGCGCGCGTATTTATAACTGGTTTGACGAACCGGATCAGGTGTACAAGAAGATTGTCGTCAGTGAAGACAAGCGTCACCTGTTGGGGGCGGTCCTGGTAGGCGATGCCGAAGAGTACGGCACCCTGTTGCAATACATGCTCAACGATATTGCCCTGCCCGAATACCCCGAATCCCTGATTCTGCCCAACCGGGGCGACGACGGCCAAACCGGACTGGGGGTGGGCGCTTTGCCGGAAACCGCGCAGATCTGTTCCTGCCACGATGTCTCCAAGGGAGATATTCGAGCCGCGATTGATGGCGGTTGCTGCTCGGTTGGCGACGTCAAGGGCGAGACCAAGGCGGGCACCGGCTGCGGAGGTTGTGCCCAGTTATTGACCTCGCTGGTCAATCACGAATTGGAAGAGCGCGGCGTTTCCGTCAACCGCGATCTGTGTGAACACTTCCCCTATACCCGCCAGGAGCTGTATCACCTGGTGCGGGTGGGCCGCATCGAAACCTTCGCTGAATTGATTGACCAGCATGGCCAGGGCCATGGCTGCGAGATCTGCAAGCCGGCCGT contains:
- the nirB gene encoding nitrite reductase large subunit NirB — translated: MSSTSKQRIIVIGNGMVGHQFIESLLASEQADQFSITTFSEEPRPAYDRVHLSEYFANRSADPLAMATEAQYLESGVEILLGDKVVSIDRQQRQVSSANGKTLSYDKLVLATGSYPFVPPIEGNDRKDCFVYRTIEDLEAITASAEAGAKVGTVIGGGLLGLEAAKALTDLGMEAHVVEFAPRLMAVQLDDGGGALLKQKIEDLGVGVHLSKATSAIVDGERCQHRMSFADGESLETDMVVFSAGIRPQDELARSSDLEIGERGGIVINNQCQTSDPDIYAIGECALWNQRIFGLVAPGYQMAKVAVSHIIGGDATFTGADMSTKLKLMGVDVASIGDAQGLTPGARIYNWFDEPDQVYKKIVVSEDKRHLLGAVLVGDAEEYGTLLQYMLNDIALPEYPESLILPNRGDDGQTGLGVGALPETAQICSCHDVSKGDIRAAIDGGCCSVGDVKGETKAGTGCGGCAQLLTSLVNHELEERGVSVNRDLCEHFPYTRQELYHLVRVGRIETFAELIDQHGQGHGCEICKPAVANILASCWNDYVLKRDHIGLQDTNDIYLGNMQKDGTYSIVPRIAGGEITPEKLIVIGEVAKQYGLYTKITGGQRIDLFGAQLHELPDIWRVLVDAGFETGHAYGKSVRTVKSCVGSSWCRFGVDDSVGLAIEIEDRYKGLRAPHKLKFAVSGCTRECAEAQSKDIGVIATENGWNLYVCGNGGMKPRHADLFATDLDHDTLIKTIDRILMFYIRTADRLQRTSVWMENLEGGLDYLRDVILEDSLGLAEDLEAEMALNIENYQCEWATTLDDEQKLKRFSHFINNDETDSNLVFVEERQQRRPASDEERSQLIAKAS